The following proteins come from a genomic window of Peptoniphilus equinus:
- a CDS encoding type III pantothenate kinase — MIVAINIENNAVHFGLFYETLVHSFSFKRDSLDTVDELKKKIEIFMAPYTLACVKGCIIASVVPDMTYKLKMIFSDALVVGSGVRTGLNIKCENPKEVGADRIARAAYVAPDQAIVLSLKDVITVDFIEGNQFLGGMIMPGISLALESLKSMAKLSKVELEHPKSPIGNTTERSIQAGLYYQSRGAVASVLRDYPHHKLIATGEFAPFILHEFNGIAFIKDLDIQGLYKIYCLNKKSERV; from the coding sequence ATGATTGTTGCCATCAATATAGAAAACAACGCTGTGCACTTTGGTCTGTTTTACGAGACCTTGGTGCATAGCTTCAGTTTTAAACGGGACTCCCTGGATACCGTGGATGAATTAAAAAAGAAAATTGAAATCTTTATGGCGCCTTACACCTTGGCGTGTGTGAAGGGATGCATCATTGCGTCGGTGGTGCCTGATATGACCTACAAGTTGAAGATGATTTTCAGCGATGCCCTGGTGGTGGGAAGCGGGGTCAGAACGGGACTGAACATTAAGTGTGAAAATCCGAAGGAAGTCGGGGCGGATCGTATTGCAAGGGCGGCTTATGTGGCGCCGGATCAGGCGATTGTACTCAGTTTAAAAGATGTGATTACTGTGGACTTTATTGAAGGCAATCAGTTTTTAGGCGGGATGATTATGCCGGGGATTTCTCTTGCCCTTGAAAGTTTAAAATCTATGGCAAAGCTTTCGAAGGTGGAACTGGAACACCCGAAGAGTCCTATCGGAAACACTACCGAGCGCTCCATTCAAGCAGGGCTCTACTATCAAAGCCGAGGTGCCGTCGCATCGGTGCTTCGAGACTATCCGCATCACAAACTTATCGCCACGGGAGAGTTTGCACCTTTTATTCTTCATGAATTTAATGGTATTGCTTTTATTAAAGACCTTGACATTCAGGGCCTTTATAAAATATACTGTTTAAATAAAAAAAGTGAGCGCGTTTAA
- a CDS encoding chromate transporter produces the protein MQHTVSLGKLFTIFFKINAVTFGGGYTIVPIVSDEFTRRQHLIDDDEMFDIVAMAQSGPGAMAISTSLLTGYKLRGIPGALTCLVASALPCLITLSIISHFYLEFQKNPFVRSVLNGISGVVCAVLLVTTYNMAKRALRHHKVFSAVMMGMVFILSFFLHVDTAYLILMSGMAAIVLFYFTDREARS, from the coding sequence ATGCAGCACACGGTATCCCTAGGAAAACTGTTTACTATATTCTTTAAAATCAACGCCGTCACCTTTGGCGGCGGCTATACCATTGTGCCCATTGTCTCGGACGAATTTACGAGACGCCAGCATCTTATCGATGACGACGAGATGTTTGACATTGTCGCCATGGCACAAAGCGGACCAGGCGCCATGGCCATCTCCACCTCACTGCTGACCGGCTACAAACTTCGCGGTATCCCCGGCGCACTCACGTGTCTTGTCGCATCCGCATTGCCCTGTCTGATCACCTTGAGTATCATCTCGCACTTTTATTTGGAGTTTCAAAAAAATCCCTTTGTCCGCTCAGTGCTTAACGGCATCAGCGGCGTGGTATGTGCCGTGCTTTTAGTCACCACCTACAACATGGCAAAGCGCGCCTTGCGCCATCACAAAGTCTTTAGCGCCGTGATGATGGGGATGGTCTTTATCCTCAGCTTCTTTCTTCACGTGGACACCGCGTATTTAATCCTGATGAGCGGCATGGCCGCCATTGTGCTCTTTTACTTTACCGACAGAGAGGCACGCTCATGA
- a CDS encoding P1 family peptidase — MYPGKLCDVPGIRLGHAQDSDALTGVTVLLSDQPMTCGVDVRGSAPGTRETDLLKSENLVSEVNAVALCGGSAFGLDAVSGVVKYLEEQGLGMDTGFYKVPIVPGAVIFDLAIGRADVHPDFAMGYQACTAIDNDRQGLVGAGMGATVGKALGNAHAVKSGLGQASLQAGELIVSSLTVLNAFGDIYDSERHRQIAGVHDKGHFLDTVDILKEKAKEGYDAFKGRNTTLSIVATNGKLSKVQLNKVAQMAHDGYARGIDPVHTMFDGDTIFAVATGDVVCDNTLVGVLAARCIARSIANAIYAAQSAGGVQSYHEL; from the coding sequence ATGTATCCCGGAAAACTTTGCGATGTACCGGGCATCAGACTGGGTCATGCTCAGGATAGTGATGCCCTCACCGGCGTCACGGTATTACTAAGTGATCAACCGATGACCTGTGGGGTGGATGTGCGTGGATCTGCTCCGGGCACACGGGAGACGGATCTTTTAAAAAGTGAAAATCTGGTTTCGGAGGTTAATGCCGTAGCGCTCTGCGGCGGATCCGCCTTTGGATTGGATGCTGTCAGCGGTGTGGTCAAGTATTTGGAAGAGCAGGGTCTGGGCATGGATACCGGCTTTTACAAGGTACCTATTGTGCCAGGTGCCGTGATCTTTGATTTAGCCATCGGGCGAGCTGATGTCCATCCCGATTTTGCAATGGGCTATCAAGCCTGCACTGCCATTGATAACGACCGTCAAGGCTTAGTGGGTGCCGGTATGGGTGCCACTGTGGGCAAAGCTTTAGGCAATGCACATGCGGTGAAATCGGGTCTGGGACAGGCCAGTCTTCAGGCCGGGGAACTTATTGTCAGTTCGCTTACGGTGTTAAACGCCTTCGGAGATATCTATGACAGCGAACGTCACAGGCAAATTGCCGGTGTTCACGACAAGGGCCACTTTCTTGACACGGTCGATATTTTAAAAGAAAAAGCGAAAGAAGGCTATGATGCCTTCAAAGGTCGAAATACGACACTCTCTATTGTGGCAACAAACGGCAAGCTCTCAAAGGTGCAGCTGAACAAAGTGGCGCAAATGGCCCATGACGGCTATGCTCGAGGGATCGATCCCGTCCACACCATGTTTGACGGGGACACGATTTTTGCTGTTGCAACAGGCGATGTAGTGTGTGATAATACTCTCGTCGGCGTCCTGGCTGCAAGGTGTATTGCACGAAGTATTGCAAACGCCATTTATGCCGCCCAATCCGCCGGCGGTGTCCAATCGTATCACGAGCTCTAA
- a CDS encoding MATE family efflux transporter, with protein MKLKYNEKRHVNLTEGSIVSGIIYFAIPLLLSNFLQQLYNTADLMIVGQFAGKDPMAAVGATAPIANLLIGLFIGLTTGASVVVSQLFGAMDRIRLKRAIHTAYAIAIAGGAIISILGITLSPWMLGLLNTPASIMDKSLEYMRIFFIGMIPLLVYNMGASILRSVGDSRRPFNFLLVAALVNIVLDLVLVAFFKMSVVGAGLATVTAQVVSAVLVTLNLSQTTAIFKLDLKEIKFYRESLSTIFKIGIPTGISTAVISFSNVVIQGMINVYGANAIAGAAAESRIDGFIFMGLDAIALGATTFAAQNYGAGKMDRFRSGLKVTLGMVAVESIVLGLIGYIFAEPLITIFNGDPEVVDIGVRFLRTLSWAYVFLGANQVIGGFIRGTGEAVMPMAISVFGMCIFRLILLYFGMKVNNSIDTIFISYPITWIVTGAGTGLYYKFGNWRVKGQ; from the coding sequence ATGAAACTGAAATATAATGAAAAAAGACATGTCAACTTAACGGAAGGCTCCATCGTCTCCGGGATTATCTACTTCGCCATACCTTTGCTCTTATCCAACTTCTTACAACAGCTTTATAATACGGCGGATTTGATGATCGTCGGTCAGTTTGCAGGTAAAGATCCCATGGCAGCTGTCGGAGCGACAGCACCTATTGCAAACCTCCTCATCGGTCTTTTTATCGGTCTGACTACCGGGGCAAGCGTCGTGGTTTCGCAACTCTTCGGTGCTATGGATCGGATTCGTTTAAAACGAGCCATCCATACGGCTTACGCCATTGCCATTGCCGGAGGGGCCATCATCAGTATTTTAGGGATCACTTTATCGCCGTGGATGTTGGGGCTTTTAAATACGCCGGCGTCCATTATGGATAAATCTCTGGAGTATATGCGCATTTTCTTTATCGGAATGATTCCCCTGTTGGTTTACAATATGGGCGCGTCGATCTTGAGAAGCGTCGGTGACTCCAGACGGCCGTTTAACTTTCTTTTAGTGGCGGCACTGGTCAATATCGTCTTGGATTTGGTGCTTGTCGCTTTCTTTAAAATGTCGGTTGTCGGGGCGGGTCTTGCTACGGTCACTGCACAAGTGGTCTCTGCCGTTCTCGTCACGCTGAACCTTTCTCAAACCACGGCAATTTTTAAATTGGATCTCAAGGAGATTAAATTTTACCGGGAATCGCTAAGCACCATTTTTAAAATCGGTATACCCACGGGCATTTCAACAGCCGTCATCTCCTTCTCCAACGTCGTCATTCAAGGGATGATTAACGTCTACGGTGCCAACGCCATTGCCGGCGCCGCAGCAGAATCCCGCATTGACGGTTTTATCTTCATGGGCCTGGATGCCATTGCACTCGGGGCGACGACTTTTGCCGCACAAAACTATGGCGCGGGCAAGATGGATCGCTTCAGATCGGGACTTAAAGTCACTTTAGGCATGGTCGCTGTGGAATCCATCGTCCTCGGTCTAATCGGGTATATTTTTGCTGAGCCGTTGATCACTATTTTTAACGGTGATCCGGAAGTTGTGGATATCGGTGTGAGATTTTTGCGCACTTTATCATGGGCCTATGTTTTTCTTGGTGCGAACCAAGTCATCGGCGGTTTTATACGAGGCACCGGCGAGGCTGTGATGCCTATGGCCATTTCTGTATTCGGGATGTGTATTTTCCGCTTGATCTTACTCTATTTCGGCATGAAGGTGAACAACAGTATTGACACCATCTTTATCTCCTATCCTATCACCTGGATTGTGACCGGTGCGGGAACGGGGCTGTACTATAAATTTGGCAACTGGAGAGTAAAGGGGCAATAG
- a CDS encoding DJ-1 family glyoxalase III: MKDLMVLLADGFEDIEALTVVDFLRRGGLEVDTVSVTAHNTVTTAHDVKIFTDLTLDDIKLDDYKALYIPGGSAGAATLADNHKVREMVELYNGLEKLVFAMCAGPVVLDKANVLKNRKFTCYPGVEQRMSDGLVPEDQALVEDDNIITARGPAYSAALAFKMIERLRDENAAKDVKKATLYDELGGTLSSL; this comes from the coding sequence ATGAAAGATTTAATGGTATTGTTGGCCGACGGATTTGAAGATATTGAGGCGCTGACTGTGGTGGACTTTTTGCGCCGTGGCGGTCTTGAAGTGGATACAGTTTCCGTTACAGCTCATAACACAGTCACAACCGCTCACGATGTGAAGATCTTTACCGATCTCACACTGGACGACATTAAACTGGACGACTATAAAGCACTTTATATTCCGGGGGGCAGTGCCGGCGCCGCCACACTTGCCGACAACCACAAAGTCCGTGAAATGGTGGAGCTTTATAACGGCTTGGAAAAGCTGGTCTTTGCCATGTGTGCAGGACCGGTGGTCTTAGATAAAGCCAACGTGCTGAAAAATCGGAAGTTCACCTGTTATCCCGGCGTGGAACAACGGATGAGTGACGGTCTGGTACCTGAAGATCAGGCTCTGGTAGAGGATGACAACATCATCACAGCTCGCGGTCCGGCCTATTCTGCCGCTCTTGCTTTTAAAATGATTGAACGCTTACGGGATGAGAATGCGGCTAAAGACGTGAAGAAGGCCACCTTGTACGATGAATTGGGAGGGACGCTCAGCAGCTTATGA
- a CDS encoding GNAT family N-acetyltransferase, whose amino-acid sequence MSLTYEPLNLNHVLAFRDWGRHTDPRFDDYNFYEKTVSDCEAWLAWKTGGGKYYTVLLDQRPIGYVSFKRLPRLGGRELGVVFDPNYVSQGYGSEALQTMIRRYFEMTNYTKLYLSVARYNIRARRLYDTLGFQKTHTTFMKYDNPRNGMEMDKNYFFQIMGMVFFYVDHMVLRRSDCR is encoded by the coding sequence ATGAGTCTCACTTACGAACCGTTGAATTTGAACCATGTCTTGGCATTTCGGGACTGGGGACGCCATACTGATCCCAGGTTTGATGATTATAATTTCTATGAAAAAACGGTGTCGGATTGTGAAGCATGGCTGGCGTGGAAGACCGGAGGCGGTAAGTACTATACCGTGCTCTTGGATCAGCGACCTATAGGCTACGTCTCCTTTAAACGTCTGCCGCGTCTCGGCGGGCGGGAGTTGGGTGTGGTGTTCGATCCGAACTATGTCTCTCAGGGTTACGGCAGTGAGGCACTACAGACGATGATCCGTCGTTACTTTGAGATGACGAACTATACCAAACTTTATCTGTCCGTGGCGAGGTATAATATTCGTGCAAGGCGACTTTATGACACGTTAGGTTTTCAAAAGACGCACACGACTTTTATGAAGTATGACAATCCTCGGAACGGGATGGAGATGGATAAGAACTACTTTTTTCAAATTATGGGTATGGTGTTTTTCTATGTGGATCACATGGTACTAAGAAGGAGTGATTGCCGATGA
- a CDS encoding ClC family H(+)/Cl(-) exchange transporter, translating into MSTNRNILKMAGMGSLVGIFSGLCAVLYRFLINQTDAFRAPFFQKSGPELVSTLIAVLICGVVAAKLLTWAPFSGGSGIPQIHAELEGYIRMKPLRVLLSKLTGGTLLNIIGLSLGREGPSIQMGGMAGKLVSRLDSKFSWLRITSEEKMLLISAGAGAGLAAAFNAPLAGVIFCVEELHKKVSHTLFVPIIAATTTANAVSYALMGKETSFSFTFHHTLDLRYLWVALIIGIATGLVGVVFNYTLLKMQDLWNHFELDLMYKLMFLGIVGLFIGRYFYDITGGGHHLVESFARGEYSLTMLLILLVTKLFYTTFAYGSGAQGGIFLPVLVLGAIVGSVIFHLVAGFGLSEFLLNFIILGMVGILASVVQAPILAIILVLEMTGSFSLLLFFTVTSLVSMLVAEICHTPPIYDSLYERIVKKL; encoded by the coding sequence GTGAGCACGAACAGAAATATTTTAAAAATGGCAGGCATGGGCAGTTTAGTGGGAATTTTTTCCGGACTTTGTGCCGTGCTGTATCGCTTTCTTATCAATCAAACCGATGCCTTTCGAGCGCCTTTCTTTCAAAAGAGCGGTCCGGAGTTGGTGTCCACTTTGATTGCCGTCCTGATTTGCGGTGTGGTGGCGGCCAAGCTCTTAACATGGGCGCCTTTTTCCGGCGGATCGGGCATTCCACAAATTCACGCCGAGCTGGAAGGTTACATCCGTATGAAGCCGCTTCGGGTCCTGCTTTCCAAGCTCACCGGTGGGACACTTTTAAATATTATTGGGCTCTCTCTGGGACGAGAAGGCCCATCTATTCAAATGGGAGGCATGGCAGGTAAGCTTGTTTCCCGTTTGGACAGCAAGTTCTCCTGGTTGCGTATCACATCGGAGGAGAAGATGCTGCTCATCTCCGCCGGTGCCGGAGCAGGGCTTGCCGCAGCCTTTAATGCACCCCTTGCCGGGGTCATCTTCTGTGTGGAGGAGCTCCACAAGAAAGTATCGCATACGCTGTTTGTGCCCATCATTGCCGCGACGACGACAGCCAATGCGGTGAGTTATGCACTGATGGGCAAGGAAACATCTTTCAGTTTCACCTTTCACCACACGCTGGATCTAAGGTACCTGTGGGTCGCTTTAATCATAGGTATTGCCACCGGTCTGGTGGGGGTTGTGTTCAATTACACGCTTCTCAAAATGCAGGACTTATGGAATCATTTTGAGTTGGATCTTATGTATAAGCTGATGTTCTTAGGCATTGTCGGCTTGTTTATCGGTCGTTATTTCTATGATATCACCGGAGGCGGGCATCACTTGGTCGAAAGCTTTGCGCGCGGGGAATACTCCCTCACGATGTTGCTCATTCTGTTAGTGACGAAGCTCTTTTATACGACCTTTGCCTATGGCAGCGGGGCCCAAGGTGGAATTTTCCTTCCGGTTTTAGTGCTGGGCGCCATTGTGGGTTCGGTGATTTTTCACTTGGTGGCAGGCTTCGGACTCAGTGAGTTTCTTTTGAATTTTATTATTTTGGGTATGGTGGGTATTTTGGCGTCGGTGGTTCAAGCGCCGATTCTTGCCATCATTCTGGTGTTGGAGATGACCGGCAGTTTCAGTCTGCTCCTCTTTTTTACCGTCACGAGTTTGGTCAGTATGTTAGTGGCAGAAATTTGCCACACGCCGCCTATTTATGACTCACTGTATGAGCGGATTGTTAAAAAGTTATGA
- the proC gene encoding pyrroline-5-carboxylate reductase → MKVGILGVGNMGGAIARSLMTRDDIELYLSNKDKDLSQYVGANVVDVTGIAKVDYLFLGVKPHIYPVVAEELKGHLAPQTVVISIAAGMTFQKLAGMFPAQKLILSMPNTPAQVGYGMSAIAQNEYVTEAEFEIVRELFEGFGKVTELDEALFDAFSACAGAMPAFVYMFIEAAGDGAVLSGIKRNEAYEFVAASVRGAAEMVLQTGCHPGVLKDQVTSPGGTTIEGVRALEDGAFRSVVMDAVINACEKSKKMGEHA, encoded by the coding sequence ATGAAAGTAGGGATTCTGGGCGTGGGCAATATGGGCGGTGCCATCGCTCGCAGTCTGATGACACGTGATGACATCGAGCTGTATTTGTCCAACAAAGATAAGGATTTAAGTCAGTATGTGGGCGCTAATGTGGTGGATGTCACCGGTATTGCCAAGGTGGACTATCTGTTTTTGGGGGTTAAGCCGCACATCTATCCGGTTGTGGCGGAGGAACTCAAAGGACATTTAGCACCACAAACTGTGGTGATTTCCATTGCAGCGGGGATGACGTTTCAAAAATTGGCAGGGATGTTCCCAGCGCAAAAGCTGATTTTATCCATGCCTAACACGCCGGCTCAAGTGGGTTATGGCATGAGTGCCATCGCCCAAAATGAGTATGTCACTGAAGCGGAGTTTGAAATCGTACGCGAGCTTTTTGAAGGTTTCGGCAAGGTGACGGAACTGGATGAGGCGCTTTTTGATGCATTCAGCGCTTGTGCCGGTGCCATGCCCGCCTTCGTGTATATGTTTATCGAAGCGGCCGGTGACGGGGCTGTGCTTTCGGGTATAAAACGAAATGAAGCATATGAATTTGTTGCTGCGAGCGTCCGCGGCGCGGCAGAGATGGTACTCCAAACCGGTTGCCATCCGGGAGTCTTAAAAGATCAGGTCACTTCTCCGGGAGGCACCACGATTGAAGGCGTTCGGGCGTTGGAAGATGGCGCATTTCGCAGTGTGGTTATGGATGCTGTCATCAATGCTTGTGAGAAATCAAAGAAAATGGGGGAACACGCATGA
- a CDS encoding DnaD domain-containing protein — protein MKLQLDTTTMDLGDTPVENIFINDYMPQADGNFVKVYLLGLRLARTKDLSTVMSYQTLADLLGLIESDVKRAFSYWERVGAVRLDEANGEPTVTYVNLKELYVKHVYAKPEATSRSTFLDDRDIANLLSQADYYMRGTLTHSKKRDIASWIETYNMPPNLIEEAFWYVTEVQKKDSLDYVEAVVRNWSRDNIRTKEDIERSIREHDERYYRLMAVKNRIGLSNKAYTPVDFDTVNRWFDEGMSMELVMAACDRTVNIQHPNLGYVDRILRNWQSKGITDPKEVKARDSRPTPRTTFHNFKQQTETMTEDDLEALAQKKRDAFLKKLGE, from the coding sequence ATGAAACTACAACTGGATACGACGACCATGGATTTAGGAGACACCCCGGTTGAGAATATTTTTATCAATGATTATATGCCTCAAGCGGACGGCAACTTTGTCAAAGTCTACTTGTTAGGCTTACGACTCGCTCGCACAAAGGATTTGTCAACGGTCATGAGTTACCAGACCCTTGCAGATTTGTTGGGTTTGATTGAATCAGATGTCAAACGAGCATTTTCTTATTGGGAGCGCGTGGGAGCGGTGCGTCTTGATGAGGCGAACGGTGAGCCGACGGTGACCTATGTGAACTTAAAAGAACTCTATGTCAAACATGTCTATGCTAAGCCGGAAGCCACATCCCGAAGCACTTTTTTAGACGACAGGGACATTGCCAATCTCCTCTCTCAGGCAGACTACTATATGCGAGGTACCTTAACGCACTCAAAAAAGCGTGATATTGCCTCTTGGATTGAGACCTACAACATGCCTCCGAACCTTATTGAGGAAGCTTTTTGGTATGTCACCGAAGTGCAAAAAAAAGACAGTCTGGACTACGTGGAAGCGGTGGTGCGCAATTGGTCACGGGACAACATCCGCACTAAAGAAGATATCGAGCGCTCCATTCGGGAACATGATGAGCGTTACTATCGTCTGATGGCGGTGAAAAATCGCATCGGTCTTTCAAATAAGGCGTACACCCCGGTAGATTTTGACACGGTAAACCGCTGGTTTGATGAGGGGATGAGCATGGAGCTGGTGATGGCGGCCTGCGACAGGACGGTGAATATTCAGCATCCCAATCTCGGTTATGTGGATCGGATTTTAAGAAATTGGCAGTCCAAGGGCATCACGGATCCGAAAGAAGTGAAGGCACGGGACAGTCGTCCGACACCTCGAACGACGTTTCACAATTTTAAACAGCAGACTGAAACCATGACAGAAGACGATTTGGAAGCGCTCGCTCAGAAAAAACGGGACGCATTCCTAAAGAAGTTAGGTGAATAA
- a CDS encoding ATP-binding protein, whose translation MELFRKIEREYQELRDADEKAHRKKMAKLYRNLPELEALDQKIQRLGIEGAKEQLLHPNSKGLSEINEALYTLREEKAHLLMTMGLPRDYTKVDYRCELCEDTGRLEDGSRCRCFKQRISRELYEMSNLNLQLEKENFLTFDLGIFSKDVYDGENLSPRDNMEAILRVVRRFIDDFEKNNDFNMLFYGTTGQGKTFMLNCIAKELLDKNVNVIYQTAFNIVDIVEDRRFRRNEATQMKYELLLNSDLLIIDDLGIERINAFSTSEIFNIVNSRLLSGKKTLISTNLSPKELSSTYTDRVFSRVFQKFMPLKFYGEDLRLR comes from the coding sequence ATGGAACTGTTTCGCAAAATTGAACGGGAGTATCAAGAGCTGCGCGATGCCGATGAGAAAGCTCACCGCAAAAAGATGGCAAAGCTATATCGCAACCTTCCTGAACTGGAAGCTTTGGATCAGAAGATTCAGCGCTTGGGGATTGAAGGGGCGAAAGAGCAGCTTCTTCATCCCAACTCCAAAGGACTTTCGGAAATCAATGAAGCGCTCTACACGCTCCGGGAGGAAAAAGCGCACCTGCTTATGACGATGGGTCTTCCCCGTGATTACACCAAGGTGGACTATCGATGTGAGCTGTGTGAGGATACAGGAAGACTGGAAGACGGCAGTCGCTGTCGTTGTTTTAAACAGCGTATCTCCCGTGAGCTCTATGAAATGAGCAATCTCAATCTACAACTGGAAAAAGAAAATTTTCTGACCTTTGATCTGGGTATTTTTTCTAAAGACGTCTACGATGGCGAAAATTTAAGTCCTCGAGACAACATGGAAGCCATTCTTCGCGTCGTGCGGCGGTTTATTGACGACTTTGAAAAAAATAATGATTTTAATATGCTTTTTTATGGTACAACAGGACAGGGCAAGACTTTTATGTTAAACTGTATAGCTAAAGAACTCTTGGATAAGAATGTCAATGTCATCTATCAAACCGCCTTCAATATCGTAGATATCGTGGAAGATCGCAGGTTTCGACGCAATGAGGCAACTCAGATGAAATACGAGCTGCTCTTAAACAGTGATTTACTTATCATCGACGATTTGGGGATTGAACGCATCAATGCCTTCTCCACATCGGAGATTTTTAACATTGTCAATTCCAGACTGTTGAGCGGCAAAAAGACGTTGATATCCACCAATCTCTCGCCGAAAGAGCTCTCGAGCACCTACACAGATCGTGTATTTTCAAGGGTATTTCAAAAGTTTATGCCGTTGAAATTTTATGGGGAAGATTTAAGACTTAGATAA
- a CDS encoding ECF transporter S component, translated as MNQTRTTNVKSRRLVITAVLGAITVALGFTPLGFIPLGILNATTLHIPVIIGAIVEGPVVGALVGLIFGLSSLLRSIMTPTPLTPFIMNPLVSVVPRVLIGLFAGYAFIAVKKLSPKVMKNLNMVAWAVCSAVLAWILYRNFQAPQLNVVTTVISAVFLGLCLAMLYYSSAKMNGDFPIVASAFIGSMTNTVFFLGMMYLLYAEQYMVAIGQPVAMARSVILGVAVSSGLPEAILSVIVTTAVVKAVTLSKRH; from the coding sequence ATGAATCAAACACGTACAACCAATGTCAAAAGTAGGCGGCTGGTTATCACTGCTGTCTTAGGAGCTATCACGGTGGCCCTCGGGTTCACGCCTCTGGGCTTTATTCCCCTGGGCATTTTAAACGCTACGACACTCCATATTCCCGTCATTATCGGTGCCATTGTGGAAGGCCCTGTGGTCGGTGCTTTGGTGGGTCTGATCTTCGGGTTGTCGTCGCTGTTGCGTTCTATCATGACGCCAACACCGCTGACACCGTTTATTATGAATCCGCTGGTCTCGGTCGTACCTAGGGTGTTAATCGGACTCTTTGCCGGTTATGCCTTTATTGCGGTGAAAAAGTTGAGTCCCAAGGTGATGAAAAATCTGAATATGGTGGCTTGGGCCGTGTGCAGTGCCGTGTTGGCATGGATTTTGTATCGCAATTTCCAAGCACCGCAGCTCAATGTAGTGACTACAGTGATCAGTGCTGTCTTTTTGGGATTGTGTCTTGCGATGTTATATTACAGTTCTGCTAAAATGAACGGAGATTTTCCCATTGTCGCCAGTGCATTTATCGGCTCCATGACCAATACGGTCTTCTTCCTCGGCATGATGTATCTGCTCTATGCGGAACAGTACATGGTGGCTATCGGTCAGCCGGTAGCGATGGCGCGCAGTGTCATCCTTGGGGTAGCTGTGAGCAGCGGTTTGCCTGAGGCGATTCTGAGTGTCATTGTCACCACCGCTGTCGTCAAGGCCGTAACCCTTTCCAAGCGGCATTAA
- a CDS encoding chromate transporter, producing the protein MIYAELYLTFVKIGVLAFGGGYASIPLLRRFIVEENGWISMNQFVDIISISQMTPGPIAINSATFVGQTVGGLPGAVVATLGSVTPQSLLMMTLGYFLFERNKHFKILDWLLLGIKSCVVSLILITALDLIQNTLFGVNVNVPGLIAFPLAFILYIKGVSLYYLLAMGAVIGFICQLLGG; encoded by the coding sequence ATGATCTATGCCGAGCTCTACCTCACTTTTGTCAAAATCGGAGTTCTCGCCTTTGGCGGGGGCTATGCTTCCATTCCGCTGTTACGGCGGTTTATCGTGGAAGAAAACGGATGGATCAGTATGAACCAATTTGTGGACATCATCTCCATCTCGCAAATGACGCCGGGTCCTATCGCCATTAACTCCGCCACCTTTGTGGGTCAAACGGTCGGAGGACTTCCCGGTGCAGTGGTAGCCACACTGGGTTCTGTCACTCCCCAAAGCCTTTTGATGATGACGCTGGGTTATTTTCTCTTTGAACGCAACAAGCATTTCAAAATCTTGGACTGGCTTCTCTTGGGTATCAAATCCTGTGTGGTCTCACTGATTTTAATTACCGCACTGGATCTTATTCAAAATACACTGTTTGGAGTCAATGTGAACGTACCCGGTCTCATTGCCTTCCCCCTAGCTTTCATTCTCTATATCAAAGGAGTCAGCCTGTACTATCTACTGGCTATGGGCGCTGTGATCGGTTTTATATGTCAACTTTTAGGAGGGTAA